CCGGAGACTGCCCGTTTTCTGCTTCTGCGCGGATCACCTTGACCGATTCTTCAAGTGCGACCCCGCGGCTACGGAACTGTTCCAGGCTCGCCCCGTCCGCGACAATCGCTCCGACATTCGCGGATTCCATCATGATCCGCGTACGCGCCGGAGGATATTCCGGATTCAAGGGAACGGCCGTGGCACCGGCACAGCTGACCGCCAGGACCGCGATGTAGGCATGCGCGCCCCGTCCCATCAGGATTCCGACGCGCTCCGCCTCCGGTGCCGTAACGCGGATCTCCGCCGCGAGGGACGACGCCAGTCGATCGACGGCGCGGTACGAGAATTCACTCCTGCCGTCGCGTATGGCAAGGCCGTCCGGATTGGCTGCCAAGCCGATCCGGAACCAATCGGCCAACGAGACGGGACGCCCTGAGTGCGCGCGCTTGTCAAGCACTTTTTCGCCTGCCTTTCTTCCGTTCTTCAGGTGACGCCTCATGCCACTCGGGCGTCCGTTTTCCATAGCTATACGTAAGAATGTCGACCGCATCACAAGGGCCGCTGCAAGTTTCCGCAAGTTCTTGCATCCAGATCTTTTCGATGCTTGACTCATGGACTGGTCGAAGACAGCGTCGTTGACGGACAGGGGGAAGGCATGGTTGCCGTTGAGGCGGAAGCCGTTGCACGAGAAGGGCTCGACGAAGGGCTCGATGCGGCTCTTGACATTGCCGTTCTGGTGGCGAGCGAAGTCACGTGCGCGGGGCTCGAGGCTTTGTTGAGCAGACTTCCGGCGGTCGGCAGAGTGCGGGTGATCCCGCTCGATGCCGAGGTCCTGCCGGAGCGAATCAGGCCTGCCGATGTGCTGATCGTCGCCGCTGAGCAGTGGAGCATGCTGGAAAGCTGTACGGATGTCTCCGGCCTGCCCTCGACCCTGGTACTGGGAGACGATCTGTACGAACGGTGGAACGGGGATCTCTCCTCGCTGCCGGTGGACGGTTTCCTCTCTCTGAAGGAACTGTCGGTGCAAACTCTCGACGACGCGCTGAAGCGGGTGACCGTGGGCGAGATGCCGATTCCGTCCTCGCTCGCCAAACGCCTGCTGACCGGCAGTCGCGGCACGGCTTCCGCACCCGGCGTCATTCCGCTGACTTCTCGCGAAAACCAGGCGTTCGTGCTGCTCGCCAAGGGCCTGAGCAACAAGCAGATCGCTCGAAGCCTTGGCATATCCGTGCACGGAGCGAAGCGACTGGTCGGCTCCATCCTTCTCAAGCTGGGCGCCTCGAACAGGACCTCGGCAGTGGTCACCGGAATGAAGTCCGGGCTTCTGTGACCGCCGCGCCCCGTTGTCGGTGACCCGGATCCCATGTGTGGGCAACCACCCGGAACGGAGCGGACCCGACCAGCGCGACGGCGCCGACGTAGCCGGGCCGCACCGGGATGTCGTCGACGCGCCAATGCACCGCCGTCGGGTCTGCAGGCGCGCTGACGTGACACGCGCCCAGGCCGACCGGCAGTGACAGTGCCTGGCCGAGACGTGCCCCGACTGCTTTGACACAGGCTTCCTTCCGCGTCCACAGCGCGAGGAAGGAGGCCCACCGGCGTGCGGGCGGAGCCGATGCCACCTGCCGGCTCTCCTCGGGGCGGAAATAGCGGGCGGCGAACTCCCGAGGATCCAGCCCCGGCCGGGGGCGCTCGATGTCGACGCCGACGTCCCGGTGGCGGGAGACGGCGAGCAGCGCGGCACCCTCCGAGTGGCTGAGGCTGAAGGTCACCTCGTCGCCGGCGACCCGCGGTTTGCCCCAACGGCCCGTCACGATGGGGACCTGACGCGGTGGCATGGACAGACACAGACCCAGGACCCCGCGTTTCACTCCATGGGCGACGGCGAACCGATTCCGGTGCAGGTCGCAGGCCAGGCGACTGCGGCGGGCCTCCTCCTCGGGGCTCAGCGCGTCGACGAACCCGTCGACCGGGACGTCGAGCGAGAAGTGCCAGACGTGCACTTCGTGGCGCGCCGGCGCACTCGTCCGGTCCGGCCCGTGCGGCTGAGCGGTCATGTCCCGACGGGCCGTTCACCCGACGCCGCCGCGATGCCGTGCGGCCGACCACCGCCTCGCATCACATCGTTGAAGACGGACAGGCGCTGCAGGTTCGACGTGCCCTCCATGAACTCCAGCCCCTGCGCGTCCCTGGCCATCTTGTCCAGCCGAGGATGATCGAGCCGTGCGCCGGCGCCCAGGAGACTCAGCGCCTCCTGCGCCGTCCGGTCCGCCAGCCGCGCCGCCGCGAGCTTGGCCGCGCAGGCGAGCGCGCCGTCCGAGGGATCGGCGTCGACTGCCCGGGCCGCGCGGTAGGTGAGCTGACGAACGCTCAGGATCCGCTGGTCCATGGCGTCGAGCTGCTCCTGGACATGCCGTGGCGGTGTCCGTCGTTCCTCAACCACATATGCGTGGGCCGCGGCGGCGACACCGACGCCCATGGCGGCGATGACCGTCCGCCACAAGTTGAAGGTGCGCAGCCAGCCCCACATGCCCTGTCGGATGGCCGGAAGATGCCGCCCCAGCAGGTGTTCCCCCGGAACCCGCACCGCGTCCAGTGTGATCGCGCCGAGCTGGATGCCGCGCAGGCCCACGGTCGGGATGGGCTCGGCCGAGAACCCGGGTGTCGCGGTGTCCACGAGCACGGCCCGGATACCGAGCGGCCCCGGTGACATGCGGGCGAAGACCACGGCGATGCCGGCCCGGACGGCGTTGCCGACGAACCGCTTGCCGCCACTGAGGACCAGACAGTCCTCATCGGAGGAAGGGGTGAGGGAGGTCGCCATGGAGGTCGCGTCCGATCCCCGTTCGGATTCCGTCATCGCGAAGCAGGTCCAGGTCGGCCGTTCCAGCAGCCGGCCGTAGAACCAGTCCTTCTGCGGACGGTCGCCCAGGGCGTCGACCAGGGAACCGGCCATGTCCGGTCCGGGTACGGAGAGCAGAAGTCCGGCGTCGGCACGCGCTCCTTCCTCGAAGAAGACCACTCGCTCCAGCGCGGTCCTCAGGTCGAAACGCTCCCGCCCGATGACCAGGCAGGAGGGGGCGTACTCGGCGGGTATCTGCAAAGTGGCGGCTCCGGCCAGCAGCGGCAGGTCCACCATGCGCAGCACCGTGTCGGGATCCCGTTCCAGTTCGGCCGCGTACGGCAGGATGTCGGCGGTCCACTCCCGCACCTGTCCCCGGAGCAGGGCGAGACGTTCTCGCGTTTCCTTCACCGCTCACCTCCCACGGCGGCGTAGCCGCCGCACGGCCCGACGTACACATCGCACAGCAGCTCCGACGCGTAGGCCGCGCGCCCGGGGCCGGTCGCCATGTACCCACGGGCGCCCAGCAGCCGGAGCAGCATGCGATCGACCGCGGTCAGCCGGTCGTGCCAGTGCCGCAGACCCGTGCCGGACAGGGCGGCCGAGCCGGCCGCGACGAGGGCGCTCTCGATCTCCAGGTGCTCGACGGCGGCGTCGGCCACGGTGCCTTTGACCATCTGCTGCTGCAACAACGGGGAGCCCGAGAAGGTTCGCTGTCCGAGGTGGGCCGCGGCCAGGCCGAACAGCTGCCGGGAGTGCCCCAGCCGGACCCAGGCCAGTGCCGTGCCCCACCATCCGTCCCAGTCACGGGGCCCGGCCGCGTCCGAGTGCTCGGCCGACCGCGGCGGCTCCCAGCGCAGCGTCGTCAGGCCGGACCCGGCCAGCAGGACGGGTCCGGCCTCGGGGGAGCGGCTCGACGTCAGGTCCGCGTACCGTTCGCCGGTCCAGACCCGACGGGCGGTACGCGCCAACTCCACGGGCGCGATCACATGGCCGCGGACGCCGGCGGCCACGGTGTCCGGGCCCAGCACGCCGTGAAGCACCGTCAGCGCGACGACCAGGCCGTTCGAGGCGGCCTCGTCATGCCCCCGCTTCCAGAGTTCCGGGGCCTTCACCGCCTCCCGTGGCGACGGGGATCGGGAGTATTCCCGCACTATGCGCCCTCGAGCGCTCGGCGCACGTAGTCGACGAGACTGCCCACCTTCTCGAAATCGGAAGGTTCCAGCGTCTCCGGGTCGAACTCCACCCCGAGTTCCGTCTCCAGTTGCATCAGAAGTTCGAGAACGTTCGTCGAGTCGAAGTACAGATCGTCGAAGAACCTCGTCTCCGGCGACAACTCCGCTGGATCGCGCTGCACCATGCCAGCCACCGTTCCGATCACCTCTGCGGTGATGTCCCGGTGTTCTGTGCTCCTGCCCGTCATCGTGCCCGTTCCTCTCCAACGACCGCTGCGGCCGGAATTCGAAGTCTCCTCGGCTCCGCCTCTCAGGCGGCGCCGAGGAGTGAGGATTTCCGAGTCCGGAGCGGGCGACAAGACTCGATGGTCGCGCTATCGGTGCACTGGACAGGCATAGCCCAAAGGGGAGGTCTACATCCGTGCCGACGCCCCCCAGAATGTGAGGGCCGCCGGCCGCTTCTCCTTTTGGCCCCAGGCCCCGGAAGTACCAGGACAAGTAAGGCTGCGTAACGATGCATGTGGTGACCTTCGCCTTCGAGTGCGGGGCCTTCGACCCGCGACTGATGCGGAGCGGCACCGCTGCCCTGGTGTGGAATTCCGCGACCAAACTCGCGGAACGCGGACACACCGTCTCGATCGTCACGCCGGCGCACGGCCACGGCCGGTACCTGCGCGAGCGATACGGCGCCCGGGCCACCGCCTTCGCGGACGAGTTCCGGATGCCCTTCGTCCTGGATCCCGCGGTCTGGCGTGGCCTCCCTTCTCGCGTCGACGTGCCGCTGCGTACCGGAGCACTGCACATGAGGCATCAGGGAGTGGACCTCTACTTCCTGTCCAACACCTACCTCGACAAGCTTCACGAGACGTTCGTCCCGGACGCCGAGGCGGAGGGGCATGACCTCTCGTTCTTCAAGGAACTCGTGTTCCAGGTCGCGGGAGTCAGGTTCATTCGGCAGGTCCTGGGGGCCGCCGAGCTGGTCCAGGCGTACGAGCCGCATCAGCATTACCTGCTGCCGGTCGCGCTTCGCTCCGCGCCGGGGATTCCCGTCGTGAGCACTGTGGCCACGAACGTGCCGATCAACCACAAGGTCCACCGGCCGCAGGTGGAGGAGCTGCTGGCGCTCCTGGGAGCGGAAGCCGACCTCGACGTCTACGCGGATCCGCCCGAGGAGCCGGGAGCGCTGCACGAGGTCCTCCGCCGGTACCTTCCGTCGACACTGCTGGATCCGGCCGGACGGCCCGGCTATGTCAACTACCACTCCCTCGTCCTCGAATTCGCCTCGGCTGTCGACTTCCTGACGCAGGGACAGAACGACTACTGCGCGACGTTCGCGGACACCCCGTTCGAGGAGCGTTTCAGGCGACTGACGGTTTCTGAGGTGCTGCGGCGCAACGCGGGTAAGGCGTTCGTCGGAGGCTGTGCCGTCTCCGACAGCTGGTTGCGGCGGGAGGTGGCGAAGGGGCACCGCCGGGACTTTCTGGCGGGCCTCGGACTCGATCCGTCGTTGCCGACCTTTTACCACAGCGCGCGTTACGCACCCCACCACAAAGGACAGTTGGAGCTTTTCCAAGCGGTCGGTCGGGTGTTGGACGAGGGCCTGGAAGCCAACTTCCTGATCCGGTGCGCTCTGCCCGGCACGATGTCCCAGCAAGAGCTGCCGCCCTGCCTTCGCGAAGTGACGGAGAAGCACAAGAACCGGTTGCGCGCGGACTGGGAGATGGTCGATGAGGCCACGCTCTTCGATTACGCCTCGGCGGCCGACTTCTGCGTCTTTCCGTCGAAGTTCGAAATGGACACCTTCCTGATCGCTCAGGGCGAGGCCATGGCGTGCGGGGCGGTACCGATCGCCACCCTGCAGTCCGGCACCCGCCACTTCGGGCACGCCTTCGACTGGGCGGAGCAGGCCGAAGCCACCGGTTTCGCCGTGGCTCGCTCGTTCCGTCCGGACGACGACCTCCTGCGGGACCGCCTGGCCGAGCGGATTCGAGAGGCTGCCCACCTCTTCCGTCATG
Above is a window of Streptomyces sp. DT2A-34 DNA encoding:
- a CDS encoding LuxR C-terminal-related transcriptional regulator; amino-acid sequence: MTHGLVEDSVVDGQGEGMVAVEAEAVAREGLDEGLDAALDIAVLVASEVTCAGLEALLSRLPAVGRVRVIPLDAEVLPERIRPADVLIVAAEQWSMLESCTDVSGLPSTLVLGDDLYERWNGDLSSLPVDGFLSLKELSVQTLDDALKRVTVGEMPIPSSLAKRLLTGSRGTASAPGVIPLTSRENQAFVLLAKGLSNKQIARSLGISVHGAKRLVGSILLKLGASNRTSAVVTGMKSGLL
- a CDS encoding 4'-phosphopantetheinyl transferase superfamily protein, whose protein sequence is MTAQPHGPDRTSAPARHEVHVWHFSLDVPVDGFVDALSPEEEARRSRLACDLHRNRFAVAHGVKRGVLGLCLSMPPRQVPIVTGRWGKPRVAGDEVTFSLSHSEGAALLAVSRHRDVGVDIERPRPGLDPREFAARYFRPEESRQVASAPPARRWASFLALWTRKEACVKAVGARLGQALSLPVGLGACHVSAPADPTAVHWRVDDIPVRPGYVGAVALVGSAPFRVVAHTWDPGHRQRGAAVTEARTSFR
- a CDS encoding acyl-CoA dehydrogenase family protein, with protein sequence MKETRERLALLRGQVREWTADILPYAAELERDPDTVLRMVDLPLLAGAATLQIPAEYAPSCLVIGRERFDLRTALERVVFFEEGARADAGLLLSVPGPDMAGSLVDALGDRPQKDWFYGRLLERPTWTCFAMTESERGSDATSMATSLTPSSDEDCLVLSGGKRFVGNAVRAGIAVVFARMSPGPLGIRAVLVDTATPGFSAEPIPTVGLRGIQLGAITLDAVRVPGEHLLGRHLPAIRQGMWGWLRTFNLWRTVIAAMGVGVAAAAHAYVVEERRTPPRHVQEQLDAMDQRILSVRQLTYRAARAVDADPSDGALACAAKLAAARLADRTAQEALSLLGAGARLDHPRLDKMARDAQGLEFMEGTSNLQRLSVFNDVMRGGGRPHGIAAASGERPVGT
- a CDS encoding acyl carrier protein, with amino-acid sequence MTGRSTEHRDITAEVIGTVAGMVQRDPAELSPETRFFDDLYFDSTNVLELLMQLETELGVEFDPETLEPSDFEKVGSLVDYVRRALEGA
- a CDS encoding glycosyltransferase yields the protein MTFAFECGAFDPRLMRSGTAALVWNSATKLAERGHTVSIVTPAHGHGRYLRERYGARATAFADEFRMPFVLDPAVWRGLPSRVDVPLRTGALHMRHQGVDLYFLSNTYLDKLHETFVPDAEAEGHDLSFFKELVFQVAGVRFIRQVLGAAELVQAYEPHQHYLLPVALRSAPGIPVVSTVATNVPINHKVHRPQVEELLALLGAEADLDVYADPPEEPGALHEVLRRYLPSTLLDPAGRPGYVNYHSLVLEFASAVDFLTQGQNDYCATFADTPFEERFRRLTVSEVLRRNAGKAFVGGCAVSDSWLRREVAKGHRRDFLAGLGLDPSLPTFYHSARYAPHHKGQLELFQAVGRVLDEGLEANFLIRCALPGTMSQQELPPCLREVTEKHKNRLRADWEMVDEATLFDYASAADFCVFPSKFEMDTFLIAQGEAMACGAVPIATLQSGTRHFGHAFDWAEQAEATGFAVARSFRPDDDLLRDRLAERIREAAHLFRHDADTCTRLSDRAGRTARQLTWDAATRLREERFRRVLAGAVVPDDPETLIRRGWYDGLDEETWAAHRELIASSAAAQGRPRECVRACTGRPDIAEAAFRTAYRAARFQVCEALLDMPGRTWEAHPVGRRLRVRERGGRAEVAYHFPHAERVELFTPGADSPADGFGQPLNRDGDAFRGSVPGPLRDCPMVLLITLPTAASSGTRSTRFRSTEPPPCAVRRLRAAQRSAASSDR